The following proteins are co-located in the Dyadobacter chenwenxiniae genome:
- a CDS encoding sulfatase family protein gives MIKNILSLLLLFIVLPEIHAQQKDKPNILWIVSEDNSPFLGCYGDTFATTPHLDKFAKQGILYKNAFATAPVCAPSRFTLVTGMYPPSMGTEHMRSTYPVPDYVKFFPRYLREAGYYTTNNAKKDYNTTDQPEAWDESSAKATYKNRKPGQPFFAVFNLNVSHESSIHTSIPTNKLKHDPEKVNLPPYHPATPEMKHDWAQYYDKIEEMDRQVGALLKELEAEGQAENTIIFYYSDNGGILGRSKRFLYESGLRVPLIIRFPEKYARLAPNTPGTETDRIVTFNDFAPTVLSLAGLEVPSHMQGKAFLGAREVKERAYAYGFRGRMDERTDLSRSVRDKKFRYIRNYLPHIIYGQYLEYLWKAPSIASWEAKFKAGRLNEDQKKFWQEKPAEELFDIENDPHNIHNLAGDPSHKEVLLKLRKANHDWLIETQDVGFIPEPLLGKIAETTPLRDYAKSGKYELNKIIETAEIASSRDKSHLKELVKRLGDKDAVVRYWAVIGTIILKNDAMPAKAKLQPLLNDPEVVVRIAAAEALLALGDTDAPVQTLNEALKSESRMARVQALNVLENIGAKAQPAFENVKALLTGDPKDTDYDVRAAKKVLETE, from the coding sequence ATGATCAAAAATATCCTTTCCCTATTGCTCCTTTTCATCGTGCTGCCCGAAATCCATGCGCAGCAAAAGGACAAACCAAATATCCTCTGGATCGTAAGCGAGGATAACAGCCCGTTCCTGGGTTGCTATGGCGATACATTTGCGACAACACCGCATCTCGACAAATTTGCCAAACAGGGAATTTTATACAAAAATGCATTTGCAACCGCTCCCGTATGCGCGCCTTCGCGGTTTACGCTTGTCACGGGCATGTATCCGCCTTCCATGGGCACGGAACATATGCGCAGCACGTATCCCGTGCCCGATTATGTAAAATTCTTCCCGCGCTACCTCCGCGAGGCGGGATACTATACGACCAATAATGCAAAAAAAGATTACAATACGACTGACCAACCCGAAGCCTGGGATGAGTCAAGTGCAAAGGCAACTTATAAAAACCGCAAGCCGGGGCAGCCGTTCTTTGCCGTTTTCAACCTGAACGTTTCGCATGAAAGCAGCATTCACACTTCCATTCCGACCAATAAATTAAAGCACGATCCCGAAAAAGTTAACCTTCCGCCTTACCATCCTGCAACGCCTGAGATGAAGCACGATTGGGCGCAGTATTATGATAAAATAGAAGAAATGGACCGGCAGGTCGGGGCGCTCTTGAAGGAGCTGGAAGCCGAGGGACAGGCAGAAAATACGATCATTTTTTATTACAGTGACAACGGCGGGATCCTGGGAAGAAGCAAGCGTTTTCTCTACGAATCCGGCCTGCGCGTGCCGCTGATCATTCGATTTCCCGAAAAATACGCGCGTTTGGCGCCGAATACGCCGGGCACTGAAACCGATCGCATTGTGACTTTCAATGATTTCGCACCTACCGTGCTCAGCCTGGCCGGGCTCGAAGTCCCATCGCATATGCAGGGCAAAGCTTTTTTGGGTGCAAGAGAGGTGAAAGAACGTGCTTATGCTTACGGTTTCCGCGGCAGAATGGACGAACGCACAGACCTTTCGAGATCAGTAAGGGATAAAAAATTCCGGTATATCCGCAACTATTTGCCCCATATCATCTACGGCCAATATCTGGAATATCTCTGGAAAGCGCCTTCGATCGCATCGTGGGAAGCTAAGTTTAAGGCAGGAAGACTAAATGAGGACCAAAAGAAATTCTGGCAGGAAAAGCCGGCTGAGGAATTATTTGACATTGAAAATGACCCGCATAACATTCATAACCTCGCCGGTGATCCCAGCCATAAGGAAGTTCTGCTTAAACTCAGAAAAGCAAACCACGACTGGCTCATCGAAACGCAGGACGTGGGCTTCATTCCCGAACCATTATTGGGTAAAATTGCTGAAACCACTCCCCTGCGCGATTATGCGAAAAGCGGAAAATATGAGCTGAATAAGATTATCGAAACGGCAGAAATCGCGTCATCGAGGGACAAGTCGCATCTTAAAGAACTGGTCAAACGACTCGGGGACAAAGATGCTGTTGTACGTTATTGGGCGGTGATCGGGACAATCATCCTGAAAAATGATGCGATGCCGGCCAAAGCCAAATTACAACCGTTGTTGAATGACCCCGAAGTGGTTGTACGCATTGCGGCCGCCGAAGCATTGCTTGCATTGGGCGACACAGATGCGCCTGTGCAAACATTAAACGAGGCATTAAAAAGCGAAAGCCGGATGGCACGTGTGCAGGCATTGAATGTCCTGGAAAACATTGGAGCCAAAGCGCAGCCTGCATTTGAAAACGTAAAAGCACTCCTCACGGGCGATCCGAAAGATACAGATTACGATGTGCGGGCAGCAAAAAAAGTCCTGGAAACAGAATAG
- a CDS encoding VOC family protein gives MENREKHEQIQYIEFLSKDLEKVKQFYSESFGWTFTDYGPEYTSFSGDYVDGGFTIGTPVRGSVLVILYSRDIESTKEKVLKAGGVLTRDIFTFPGGKRFQFTDPDDNELAVWSE, from the coding sequence ATGGAAAACCGTGAAAAGCACGAACAAATTCAGTACATTGAGTTTCTTTCAAAGGACCTGGAAAAGGTCAAGCAATTCTATTCTGAAAGTTTTGGCTGGACATTTACCGACTACGGCCCGGAATACACATCCTTCTCGGGAGATTATGTGGATGGCGGCTTCACCATCGGCACACCGGTCCGGGGAAGCGTTCTGGTGATTCTTTATTCACGTGATATTGAATCAACGAAGGAAAAAGTGCTGAAAGCAGGCGGCGTCCTGACCCGCGATATTTTCACGTTTCCGGGCGGAAAGCGCTTCCAGTTTACCGATCCGGACGATAATGAGCTGGCAGTCTGGTCCGAATGA
- a CDS encoding DUF4374 domain-containing protein, translated as MKSAIKSITLGLGFGIFLAACTSDDSNVNPTPGGGEGGKTKYVISALPVGSTGIADYLLTAESLTSGTVSTVGNGKEQDGTYRYYLTHKNRFFSLLYGQGNPGAVTTYNLDGKGELNKVSDFQAETVQVFAPVADDVLTIKVPRTGNESASFYRINAEQSKIVGEAQVNIVKLAGNGERAHFTWATQVGDKVFAPYMSIKGVAPDAFGTSYPDSAWIAVLSYPSMAVEKVIKDNRIGFIGRYFSNGLAVDELGDVYAYSASVGTNNGKITSTKPSAIVRIKAGTTEFDKSYLFNVEQAAGGYNISSQLYVGKGNFILTMTSPAEKGAYAVGKRFAAVNVYEKTFKWIEGMPDPATIANVTTANYTAKDGKAGYIGITQADGASYVYEVDAVAAKGTRGLKVEGGVITAINVLNYE; from the coding sequence ATGAAAAGCGCAATAAAAAGCATTACGCTGGGCCTTGGCTTCGGCATATTCCTGGCTGCCTGCACCAGTGACGACAGCAATGTAAACCCAACTCCGGGTGGGGGTGAAGGAGGCAAAACCAAATACGTGATCTCCGCACTGCCCGTGGGCTCAACTGGAATCGCAGACTATTTGCTGACGGCCGAAAGCCTTACCTCAGGAACGGTTTCAACCGTGGGAAACGGCAAAGAACAGGACGGCACTTACCGTTATTATCTTACGCACAAAAACCGTTTTTTCAGTCTGCTTTATGGGCAGGGAAACCCGGGCGCGGTGACCACCTACAACCTGGACGGCAAAGGTGAGCTGAACAAAGTTTCTGATTTTCAAGCTGAAACGGTTCAGGTTTTTGCTCCGGTTGCGGATGATGTATTAACCATTAAAGTACCACGCACGGGCAACGAAAGCGCCTCTTTTTACCGCATCAACGCAGAGCAGTCCAAAATCGTGGGCGAAGCACAGGTTAACATAGTAAAACTGGCTGGGAACGGCGAACGCGCGCATTTTACCTGGGCTACGCAGGTTGGCGACAAGGTTTTTGCACCTTATATGAGCATCAAAGGCGTTGCTCCCGACGCATTCGGCACGAGCTATCCCGACAGTGCCTGGATCGCGGTGCTTTCTTATCCTTCTATGGCCGTTGAAAAGGTGATTAAGGACAACCGCATTGGTTTCATTGGCCGATATTTCAGCAATGGACTGGCTGTGGACGAGCTGGGCGATGTATATGCTTACTCGGCTTCGGTAGGAACCAATAATGGTAAAATCACCTCCACAAAACCTTCCGCGATCGTACGTATCAAAGCAGGAACGACTGAGTTTGACAAAAGCTATTTATTTAATGTCGAGCAGGCAGCGGGCGGTTATAACATCAGTTCACAGCTTTATGTAGGCAAAGGGAATTTCATTCTGACCATGACAAGTCCGGCTGAAAAAGGCGCTTATGCCGTTGGAAAACGCTTTGCAGCAGTGAATGTGTATGAAAAAACATTCAAGTGGATCGAAGGCATGCCGGATCCTGCGACCATTGCCAATGTGACCACCGCCAATTACACCGCCAAAGACGGCAAAGCCGGTTATATCGGGATCACCCAGGCCGATGGCGCGAGCTATGTATATGAAGTTGACGCAGTTGCGGCAAAAGGGACGCGCGGCCTGAAAGTGGAAGGAGGCGTGATTACAGCCATTAACGTGCTGAATTACGAATAG
- a CDS encoding TolC family protein, whose product MSNKRILTWAGIALSALTYTACNAPSQVQRSPNKTLSAAYNGQAADSTGNVGKLKWKDYFTDPQLNALIDTALHNNQELNITLQEIEISRNEIRARKGEYLPFVGLRGGAGIEKAGRYTQVGSSEATTEIKPGRETPEPLPDFVVAAYARWEVDIWHKLRNAKKAAVNRYLSSVEGKNFMMTNIVSEIANSYYELLALDTQLNIVNQNIEIQNNALRIVKMQKEATRVTELAVRRFEAQVLNTQNRQYAIRQRIVETENRINFLLGRYPQPVLRNSQNFENMLPSVIHAGIPSQLMENRPDVRQAEQDLEASKLDVLVARANFYPSLGLNAAVGLQAFNPIYLGNVPKSLMSTLVADLAGPLINKNAIQATYKSANARQIQAIYNYERTVLNAYMEVVNQLSNINNLQQSFDTKTREVAALTESTNIANRLFTSARADYMEVLLTQREALESRFDLIETKMQQMNATVNIYRALGGGWN is encoded by the coding sequence ATGAGCAATAAAAGAATATTGACGTGGGCAGGGATCGCCCTAAGTGCCCTCACCTATACCGCATGCAACGCTCCGTCGCAGGTGCAACGGTCACCGAATAAAACCTTGTCAGCTGCCTACAATGGTCAGGCAGCTGACTCTACCGGCAATGTCGGTAAGCTAAAATGGAAGGATTACTTCACCGATCCGCAATTGAATGCATTGATAGACACCGCTTTGCATAACAACCAGGAGCTGAACATTACTTTGCAGGAAATCGAAATCTCCCGCAATGAGATCCGCGCCCGCAAAGGGGAATATCTCCCTTTCGTAGGTTTGAGAGGCGGCGCCGGCATTGAGAAAGCGGGCCGTTATACGCAGGTTGGTTCCAGCGAAGCCACTACCGAAATCAAGCCCGGTCGGGAAACGCCCGAGCCCCTGCCCGACTTCGTAGTAGCCGCTTATGCACGCTGGGAAGTAGATATCTGGCACAAGCTGCGCAATGCGAAAAAGGCAGCCGTGAACCGTTATTTGTCTTCGGTGGAAGGTAAAAATTTCATGATGACAAACATTGTCTCAGAAATCGCCAATTCTTATTACGAACTTCTGGCGCTGGATACGCAACTGAATATTGTGAATCAGAATATCGAGATTCAGAACAATGCGTTGCGAATCGTGAAAATGCAAAAAGAAGCAACGCGGGTTACGGAGCTGGCTGTTCGCAGGTTTGAAGCACAAGTGCTGAATACGCAAAATCGCCAGTATGCAATCCGTCAGCGGATTGTTGAAACGGAGAACCGGATCAACTTCCTGCTGGGAAGATATCCGCAGCCTGTTTTGAGAAACAGCCAGAATTTCGAAAATATGCTTCCGTCCGTCATCCATGCGGGCATACCGTCCCAATTGATGGAAAACCGTCCTGACGTACGACAAGCTGAGCAGGATCTGGAAGCTTCCAAACTGGATGTTTTGGTTGCAAGAGCGAACTTCTATCCATCGCTGGGTTTGAATGCAGCGGTAGGTTTGCAAGCTTTCAACCCGATTTATCTGGGTAATGTGCCTAAATCGCTCATGTCGACATTGGTAGCCGATCTGGCCGGACCATTGATCAACAAGAACGCGATCCAGGCCACTTACAAAAGTGCCAACGCGCGTCAGATCCAGGCAATTTACAATTACGAGCGTACGGTTTTGAATGCTTACATGGAGGTTGTGAATCAGTTATCCAACATTAACAACCTGCAACAAAGCTTCGACACCAAAACGCGCGAGGTTGCAGCACTAACCGAGTCCACCAACATTGCCAACCGCCTTTTCACCTCGGCCAGAGCCGATTACATGGAAGTGTTACTGACGCAACGCGAAGCCCTCGAATCCAGGTTCGACCTGATAGAAACCAAAATGCAGCAGATGAATGCTACGGTGAATATTTATCGTGCGCTTGGCGGGGGTTGGAATTAA
- a CDS encoding TonB-dependent receptor, whose product MQVIKILITGILCACSCASFAQTASLSGTVRSDDGALLPGASITVSGVTKGTFSDAKARYALENLPAGPCTIVISFLGFEPETKEITLKAGENAQANFRLKAISQELESVSVIGRSEAKEVNRQAYNVTAIDAKKLQNSTLDLSHALDRVSGVRVRESGGVGSNMNFSLNGFTGRQVKFFLDGVPMDNFGSSFQLNNIPINLAERVEVYKGVVPIWLGSDALGGAVNIVTGSRRNSYLDASYSYGSFNTHRTGINAGFTAKSGFTFQVNAFQNYSDNNYWINVDVADVNTGEYFRDQRLRRFHDNYHNETVIANVGVVGKKFADKLLFGITLGQNRAEIQTGARMVSVFGQWHRKGNIVMPSLKYQKKDLFVKGLNVSLSANYNLGQEQNVDTVYRRYNWFQQFKQYEGLGSERERSLYKFRNNNGLVTANVTYQLDDKHSITINNVYNTFNRKGRDELYPDADRYEQPRYNTKNVLGLGYKFDYSERWNTSVFLKQFSQFNKYSVTYNPSGNLGDVAYRVQKNRFDKFGYGVASTFFLFKNFQLKGSYEKSYRLPETDELYGDLLNLEGNIDLDPESSDNYNLGFSYQTQFSKIHRVNVDANVLYRNAQGFIRPKLNANQTKQVMDNLADVTNFGVDGEVRYSFKQLFMAGVNLTYQDLRNNTRFEDGYTTESPLYRDRIPNMPFLFGNADASVFLKDFGAKGNTLTFGYNLLYVHAYYLYWPSLGSDKLDIPRQLSHDVNIVYAMANGKYNVSLECKNLLDARLYDNFSLQKPSRGFYVKLRYFISK is encoded by the coding sequence ATGCAAGTTATAAAAATCTTGATTACAGGCATATTATGTGCCTGTTCCTGCGCGTCTTTTGCGCAAACGGCCAGCCTCAGCGGAACCGTCCGGTCGGATGACGGAGCGTTGCTGCCTGGCGCATCCATCACCGTTTCGGGTGTAACCAAAGGAACATTCTCTGATGCCAAAGCGCGTTATGCGCTCGAAAACCTGCCCGCCGGGCCGTGTACAATCGTCATTTCATTCCTGGGTTTCGAGCCTGAAACCAAAGAAATCACATTAAAAGCAGGCGAAAATGCGCAGGCCAATTTTCGTCTCAAAGCCATTTCACAAGAACTGGAATCGGTGTCTGTGATAGGCCGTTCGGAGGCGAAGGAAGTGAACCGGCAGGCATATAACGTGACAGCCATTGATGCCAAAAAACTGCAAAATTCTACGCTGGACCTATCGCATGCCCTGGACAGGGTTTCCGGCGTGCGGGTCAGGGAAAGTGGCGGCGTAGGCTCCAATATGAACTTTTCACTGAACGGTTTTACGGGTCGCCAGGTAAAGTTCTTTCTCGATGGCGTTCCTATGGACAATTTTGGTTCGTCTTTTCAGCTCAACAACATTCCGATTAATCTGGCCGAGCGGGTGGAGGTTTACAAAGGCGTGGTGCCGATCTGGCTCGGTTCGGATGCGCTCGGCGGCGCGGTGAACATTGTCACCGGCTCCCGGCGGAACAGCTATCTCGATGCTTCCTATTCTTATGGTTCGTTCAACACGCACCGCACCGGGATTAATGCCGGTTTTACAGCGAAATCGGGCTTTACTTTTCAGGTGAATGCTTTCCAGAATTATTCGGATAACAATTACTGGATTAATGTGGACGTGGCCGACGTAAACACGGGCGAATATTTCCGCGACCAGCGCCTCCGCCGCTTTCATGACAATTATCACAATGAAACCGTGATAGCCAATGTAGGCGTGGTAGGCAAAAAATTTGCAGATAAGCTCCTCTTTGGGATAACACTCGGACAGAACCGCGCAGAAATCCAGACTGGTGCGCGAATGGTGAGCGTGTTCGGACAATGGCACCGGAAGGGCAACATTGTGATGCCGAGTTTGAAATATCAAAAGAAGGATTTGTTTGTCAAAGGCTTGAACGTAAGCCTTTCGGCCAACTACAACCTGGGGCAGGAACAGAATGTGGACACGGTTTACCGTCGGTACAACTGGTTTCAGCAGTTCAAACAATATGAAGGTTTAGGCAGCGAGCGGGAACGCTCCCTTTACAAATTCAGGAATAACAATGGCCTGGTAACTGCCAATGTCACTTACCAGCTCGATGACAAGCATTCCATCACGATCAACAACGTTTATAACACTTTTAACAGGAAAGGCCGCGACGAACTTTATCCCGACGCGGACCGCTATGAGCAGCCTCGCTATAACACCAAGAATGTGCTCGGCTTGGGCTATAAATTTGATTATAGTGAGCGCTGGAACACGTCGGTTTTCCTGAAACAGTTTTCACAGTTTAACAAATATTCGGTCACTTATAATCCGTCCGGCAATTTGGGTGATGTGGCTTACAGGGTTCAGAAAAACCGTTTTGATAAGTTCGGTTATGGTGTCGCTTCCACATTCTTTTTATTCAAAAATTTCCAGTTAAAGGGTTCATATGAAAAAAGTTATCGTCTGCCCGAAACCGACGAACTCTACGGGGATTTGCTGAACCTCGAAGGCAACATTGACCTTGATCCCGAAAGCAGCGACAACTACAATCTCGGTTTCAGTTACCAGACGCAGTTTAGCAAAATTCACCGGGTGAATGTGGATGCGAACGTGCTGTATAGGAACGCGCAAGGCTTTATCCGGCCCAAACTGAATGCCAATCAGACCAAGCAGGTGATGGATAACCTGGCCGATGTGACCAATTTCGGTGTGGATGGAGAGGTGCGTTATTCTTTCAAACAACTTTTCATGGCCGGCGTCAACCTCACTTATCAGGACCTGCGCAACAACACGCGTTTCGAAGACGGCTACACCACTGAAAGCCCGCTTTACCGCGACCGCATCCCCAATATGCCGTTCCTGTTCGGCAATGCGGACGCCTCTGTTTTCCTTAAAGATTTTGGTGCGAAAGGAAACACATTGACCTTCGGCTACAACCTGCTTTATGTGCATGCTTACTATCTCTACTGGCCGAGTCTGGGCAGCGATAAATTGGACATCCCGCGCCAGCTGAGCCATGACGTGAACATTGTATATGCCATGGCCAACGGGAAATACAATGTTTCCCTCGAATGCAAAAACCTGCTCGACGCCAGGCTTTACGATAATTTCAGCTTACAGAAACCAAGTCGCGGCTTCTACGTGAAGCTCCGCTATTTCATCAGTAAATAA
- a CDS encoding PepSY-associated TM helix domain-containing protein: MSTFKKINNWLHLWLGLISGIIVFIVCITGCIWVFNDEITAMLEPETRVEKQDKAVLMPSQLMKIGAEKHPGLKMSYATYQQGRAIYLGLGERRGPNVTLRVDPYTGTVISEKVHKKGETDFFRWVLNGHRFLWLPFEIGRPIVNYGTLVFVILLITGLIWWYPKKWTKSTRDKSFKIKWNGTWKRVNLDLHNVLGFYSLLFLLAIALTGMVYGIKWYSKGLYWVTSGGQSLEGRDRTKSDSLNAHKFFTPEQAIDKAWLTTIAKHPESSGFYYSFPDTAKASSAIFVTVYPSTGQFYNALSYTFDQHTAKQLPANAIYGTPFEQAGVGAKLRRMNYDIHVGSILGFPGKVLAFLASLIGASLPVTGFIVWWNRKGFGNSKKKGKKVKTPGSKMDENALAGAGAAPGNAFRPKKIMT, encoded by the coding sequence ATGTCTACTTTCAAAAAAATCAACAACTGGCTGCATCTCTGGCTCGGCCTGATCTCCGGGATCATCGTTTTCATCGTTTGCATAACCGGTTGCATCTGGGTCTTCAATGACGAGATCACCGCGATGCTGGAACCGGAAACGCGCGTTGAAAAACAGGACAAAGCCGTGTTGATGCCGTCGCAGCTCATGAAGATCGGCGCTGAGAAACACCCTGGTTTGAAGATGTCCTATGCCACTTACCAGCAGGGACGGGCGATTTACCTGGGCTTGGGCGAGCGTCGCGGTCCTAATGTGACGCTGCGGGTGGACCCGTACACCGGAACTGTGATCAGTGAAAAAGTACACAAAAAGGGCGAAACTGATTTTTTCCGCTGGGTGCTCAATGGTCACCGGTTTCTGTGGCTGCCGTTTGAAATAGGCCGGCCGATCGTGAATTACGGAACATTGGTTTTTGTCATTCTCCTGATCACAGGGCTTATCTGGTGGTATCCCAAAAAATGGACAAAAAGCACGCGGGATAAGAGTTTCAAAATTAAATGGAACGGAACCTGGAAACGCGTGAACCTTGATTTGCACAATGTCCTGGGTTTTTATTCGCTGCTTTTCCTGCTCGCAATTGCGCTCACAGGAATGGTTTATGGCATTAAATGGTATAGCAAAGGGCTTTATTGGGTTACCTCAGGCGGTCAGTCACTCGAAGGCCGCGACCGTACGAAGTCCGACTCTTTGAATGCACATAAATTCTTCACACCCGAGCAAGCCATCGACAAAGCCTGGCTGACCACCATTGCAAAACATCCGGAATCCAGCGGTTTTTATTACAGTTTTCCCGACACCGCAAAAGCTTCGTCAGCGATTTTTGTGACGGTTTATCCCAGCACAGGCCAGTTTTACAACGCACTCAGCTACACGTTCGACCAGCATACAGCGAAGCAATTGCCGGCTAATGCGATTTACGGGACACCTTTTGAACAAGCAGGAGTCGGAGCAAAATTGCGTCGGATGAATTACGACATTCACGTTGGAAGCATTCTTGGGTTTCCCGGAAAAGTGCTGGCGTTCCTGGCTTCCCTCATCGGCGCGTCGCTTCCGGTAACAGGGTTCATTGTCTGGTGGAACCGCAAGGGATTTGGCAATAGTAAAAAGAAGGGTAAAAAAGTGAAGACACCCGGTTCGAAAATGGATGAAAATGCACTGGCAGGAGCCGGGGCAGCTCCGGGAAATGCATTTAGACCAAAGAAAATAATGACTTAA